The Acidimicrobiales bacterium nucleotide sequence GTGGAGCTGTCCTCGCTGACCGGGGCCCAGCTGGAGCTGCTGCGTCTGGTCCGCCGTCGGCCTGGGGTGTCGATCGCGGACGCCGCCCAGGAGCTGAGGCTGGCGCCGAACACGGTAAGCACGCTTGTCCGTCAGCTGACCGAGCGGGGGCTGATGCTTCGCCGCGTGCACGATACCGATCGGCGCGTCGCCCGGCTCGAGCTGTCGGCCGATATCCGTCGCAAGGTCGACGCCTGGCGGGATCGCCGCGTCGTCGGCCTGGGCGAGTCCATCGGGCGGCTCTCGCCGGAGGATCAGCGCAGCATGGTCGCAGCCCTGCCGCTGCTGGCCCGTCTCGCCGAGCATCTCGAAGAGCTGGGACCCGACCGGTGAGTGACGGACCGGACCGAGGGGGGTGGCGGTAGTGGACGACCGGTCGTCCCCGCCGAGAGTGCCGGCTCTGGCGTGTCGGGGACTCCGCCATCAATTCGGTGACCACATTGCGGTCGACGGCATCGACCTCACCGTCTGGCAGGGCGAGGTGTTCGGGCTCCTCGGCCCGAACGGCGCGGGCAAGACGACGACGATCCGGGTGCTCAACACCTTGTTGCCGATACAGGGGGGCGTGGTGGAGGTGCTCGGCTACGACGTCCGCCGCTCACCGATGGCCGTGCGCCGCCTGCTCGGTTATGTCCCTCAGCAGCTCTCGGTCGAGGCCGCCCTCACGGGCCGGGAGAACGTCACCTGGTTCGCCCGGCTGTTCGATGTCCCCCGCCGGGAGCGAAAGCGCCGTGTGAACGATGCCCTGGACGTGATGGGCTTGGGTGACGTGGCCGACCGGCTGGCCGGGACCTACTCGGGTGGCATGATCCGGCGGCTCGAGCTGGCCCAAGCACTCGTCAACCGGCCCGCTCTGCTCGTGCTCGACGAGCCGACCGTCGGCTTGGACCCTGTGGCTCGCGACGGGGTGTGGCTGCGCGTGGAAGAGCTCCGGCAGGCGACGGGCATGACCGTGCTGCTCACGACGCACTACATGGAAGAGGCCGACGCGTTGTGCGACCGCATCGCGCTCATGCACCTCGGGCGGATCCAGAGCGAGGGGACCCCCGACGAGCTGAAGGCCGCCCTCGGGGTGGGATCGACGCTGGAAGACGTCTTCCGCCACTCTACGGGGGGCGACCTCCACGGCGATGGCGAGACGAAGGGAGGTCTGCGTGAAGTCCGAAGTACTCGTCGAACCGCAGGTCGCGTCGGCTGAGGCGGCGGTCGCACCGGGAACGGGGATCTGGCGACAGTTCCCGAGCCGTGTCGCCACGTTCTGCCTCGTCGAACTGCAGAAGCTCCGCCACGACCGCACCGAGCTGTTCACGCGGGCCGTGCAGCCCGCGTTGTGGCTGGTCATCTTCGGTGAGACGTTCACCCGTCTGCACGCCATCCCCACCGGACACCAGCCCTATCTCGACTTTCTCGCTCCCGGGATCATCGCCCAGTCCGGTCTGTTCGTCGCCATCTTCTACGGCATACAGATCATCTGGGAGCGTGACGCCGGGGTACTGACGAAGCTCCTCGTCACTCCCACACCGCGCTCTGCGCTCATCATGGGCAAGTCCTTCGCTGCCGGTATCCGGGCGCTCGCTCAGGTCGTCGTGGTCCTGGTGCTGTCGGCACTTCTCGGAGTCGCCCTGACGATCAACCCTCTGAACATCCTCGGTTCGTTCATCATCGTGATGCTGGGCGCGGCCTTCTTTTCTTGTCTGTCGATGACCGTCGCCGGGGTGGTGCTCAAGCGGGACCGACTCATGGGCATCGGCCAGATGATCACCATGCCGCTCTTCTTCGCCTCCAGCGCGCTGTATCCATTGAGCATCATGCCGGGGTGGCTCCGGGCTCTCAGCCGGGTCAACCCGCTCACCTACGAGGTCGACGCGCTGCGCGGCCTCCTCATCGGCTCGCCCGCCCACGTCGGGCTCGACTTTCTCGTGCTGGTTGCGTCCGTGGTCGTCGGGGTGGCCACCGCGTCGTCACTCGTCGGCCGGCTGGCTCGGTAGACCCTGCGCGCCCGACCGCGGCGCTCGGCGGGCTCGCCGGCGAGGGCGAGGTGGTCTTACTATTCGCCGGAAGCGTCCAGCCGCTCCGCCAATTCTGAACAAGCTGAGGAGTCGGGATGACCGATACCACCGCGATCCGGGTTGTCGACGACGGAGCTGTCCGGGCCCTCGTGCTCAGCCGGGCCTCGGAGTACAACACCATCACCCCGCAGCTGCGCGACGAGCTGGGACGGTGCATCGACGACGCCGATCGGGACGACGAGGTGAGGGTGATCCTTCTTCGCGCCGAAGGTAGGGCCTTCTGTGCCGGCTTCGCCTTGGATGCCGCGACCGCCGCCCAGGCTGGCGAGGGCGGGGGCAGGGTGTGGGACTCGATCGCCGATTTGCGGATGATCTCCTCGTATGCGGACACCTGGGCAAAGCTGCAACGCTGCTCCAAGCCGACCGTGGCCGCGGTCCAGGGTTGGTGCATCGCAGGCGGCACCGATCTCGTGCTGAACGCGGACGTCATCATCGCCGGCGAGAGCGCCGTGTTCGGCTATCCGCCGGCCAGGGTGTGGGGAACGCCCGAGGCGCCGTGGCTGTGGGTGGCCCGCCTCGGCCTGGAGCGGGCCAAGCGGTACCTGCTCACTGGCGACGAGATCCCCGGACCGGAAGCGGCCCGGATAGGGCTGGTGCTCGACTGCGTGCCCGATGCGGAGCTGCTCGACTCCGGCATGGGTCTGGCCCGGCGCATGGCGCGGTTGCCCGTCAATCAGCTGCGAATGCTCAAGCTGCTGTGCAACCAGACGGCGCAGCAGTTCCAGCCGGACACCTCTCGGTTGCTCGGGTGCCTGTTCGACGGCGTGGCTCGTCACACTCAAGAAGGACTCGACTTCGTCGAACGCGCTCAGGACGTTGGCTTTCGTGAGGCCG carries:
- a CDS encoding crotonase/enoyl-CoA hydratase family protein; this encodes MTDTTAIRVVDDGAVRALVLSRASEYNTITPQLRDELGRCIDDADRDDEVRVILLRAEGRAFCAGFALDAATAAQAGEGGGRVWDSIADLRMISSYADTWAKLQRCSKPTVAAVQGWCIAGGTDLVLNADVIIAGESAVFGYPPARVWGTPEAPWLWVARLGLERAKRYLLTGDEIPGPEAARIGLVLDCVPDAELLDSGMGLARRMARLPVNQLRMLKLLCNQTAQQFQPDTSRLLGCLFDGVARHTQEGLDFVERAQDVGFREAVRERDDPFGDYGQRRSPQGR
- a CDS encoding MarR family transcriptional regulator yields the protein VELSSLTGAQLELLRLVRRRPGVSIADAAQELRLAPNTVSTLVRQLTERGLMLRRVHDTDRRVARLELSADIRRKVDAWRDRRVVGLGESIGRLSPEDQRSMVAALPLLARLAEHLEELGPDR
- a CDS encoding ABC transporter permease produces the protein MKSEVLVEPQVASAEAAVAPGTGIWRQFPSRVATFCLVELQKLRHDRTELFTRAVQPALWLVIFGETFTRLHAIPTGHQPYLDFLAPGIIAQSGLFVAIFYGIQIIWERDAGVLTKLLVTPTPRSALIMGKSFAAGIRALAQVVVVLVLSALLGVALTINPLNILGSFIIVMLGAAFFSCLSMTVAGVVLKRDRLMGIGQMITMPLFFASSALYPLSIMPGWLRALSRVNPLTYEVDALRGLLIGSPAHVGLDFLVLVASVVVGVATASSLVGRLAR
- a CDS encoding ATP-binding cassette domain-containing protein, with the protein product MDDRSSPPRVPALACRGLRHQFGDHIAVDGIDLTVWQGEVFGLLGPNGAGKTTTIRVLNTLLPIQGGVVEVLGYDVRRSPMAVRRLLGYVPQQLSVEAALTGRENVTWFARLFDVPRRERKRRVNDALDVMGLGDVADRLAGTYSGGMIRRLELAQALVNRPALLVLDEPTVGLDPVARDGVWLRVEELRQATGMTVLLTTHYMEEADALCDRIALMHLGRIQSEGTPDELKAALGVGSTLEDVFRHSTGGDLHGDGETKGGLREVRSTRRTAGRVG